A genomic window from Sulfitobacter pontiacus includes:
- the mobQ gene encoding MobQ family relaxase yields the protein MAIYHLSAKVISRAGGRSSVAAAAYRTAGRLRDDRQGLEHDYSRKGGVVHSEIMAPENAPDWMRDRDQLWNAVEAVEKRRDAQLAREIEVALPRELDRGERLELLRGFVQREFVDRGMIADVAIHEARARDGQSQPHAHVMLTMRELTGDGFGKKDRSWNAPDLLVGWREAWARDANTALERAGRSERIDHRSLDVQRAEAEQEVERARGNGQEELALEHEKKVVELSREPEPKIGPSANAQEKRGIVTERGDAFRATQARNAQRLELGWRQLELRLELMERGRAFIATARERLDQLWGRAEAAMSRIKERVMGEVERPQAGADRGDMDARRAAVLGRDVDRPEVQAPDVGRERVAPDDPDRERLNAILGRTRDIGQERDAAAVERDIVARDGEGRDQGRRDDILGRGRDTASERGQGRDRDDQDRSR from the coding sequence GTGGCAATCTATCATCTCAGTGCGAAAGTGATCAGCCGGGCAGGAGGCCGGTCATCGGTCGCAGCCGCCGCCTACCGGACGGCTGGGCGGCTGCGGGATGATCGGCAGGGGTTGGAACACGACTATTCGCGTAAGGGTGGCGTTGTGCATTCCGAGATCATGGCCCCCGAAAATGCGCCCGACTGGATGCGTGATCGCGACCAGCTCTGGAACGCGGTCGAGGCGGTCGAGAAGCGGCGTGATGCGCAGCTTGCTCGCGAGATCGAAGTGGCGTTGCCCCGCGAGCTCGATCGGGGCGAACGCCTGGAGTTGTTGCGCGGTTTTGTGCAGCGCGAATTTGTTGATCGCGGCATGATTGCAGACGTTGCTATTCACGAGGCGCGCGCCCGTGATGGCCAGTCGCAGCCCCATGCGCATGTCATGCTGACCATGCGGGAGCTGACAGGCGACGGGTTCGGCAAGAAGGACCGTAGTTGGAATGCGCCGGACCTGCTTGTGGGTTGGCGGGAAGCCTGGGCGCGGGACGCAAACACAGCCCTTGAGCGGGCAGGGCGGTCTGAGCGGATCGACCACCGGTCCCTTGATGTTCAGCGGGCCGAGGCCGAGCAAGAGGTCGAGCGGGCGCGCGGAAACGGGCAGGAAGAGCTCGCGCTTGAGCACGAGAAGAAGGTGGTCGAGCTCAGCCGCGAGCCCGAGCCGAAAATCGGCCCATCGGCCAATGCCCAGGAGAAGCGCGGGATCGTCACCGAGCGCGGCGACGCCTTCCGCGCGACGCAGGCGCGCAATGCACAGCGCCTGGAGCTGGGCTGGCGGCAGCTGGAATTGCGGCTTGAGCTGATGGAGCGGGGGCGCGCCTTCATTGCCACCGCGCGCGAGCGGCTGGATCAGCTTTGGGGCCGCGCCGAGGCGGCGATGTCACGGATCAAGGAGAGAGTTATGGGCGAGGTCGAGAGGCCGCAGGCTGGGGCCGACCGAGGCGACATGGATGCGCGCCGGGCGGCAGTGTTGGGGCGCGATGTTGATCGTCCCGAGGTGCAAGCGCCGGATGTCGGGCGGGAGAGGGTTGCGCCCGACGATCCAGACCGGGAGCGTCTGAACGCCATCCTTGGGCGTACGCGCGATATCGGACAGGAACGTGATGCCGCCGCCGTCGAGCGGGACATCGTCGCCCGTGATGGCGAGGGCCGTGACCAAGGGCGGCGGGATGACATTCTTGGGCGCGGGCGTGATACTGCGTCCGAGCGTGGGCAGGGCCGCGATCGTGACGACCAAGATCGCAGCCGCTAA